ggcggcgccaccgtcgaggccgcgccgagcggaggaggagagaagtgaatggcgctactttgggagattgaggggttttagtgtcgctaccttgaaaactattagccccgagaatgaacgcgagcggcgctgcgagcgccgctcgcgtgacgtcagggcacggactcgcgcctgtcgtctgctacagttcgggcgttgtccgggcgctttctgcggtgttttcgtttgttcgccctctttctctctgcttgtatacttatggtggtcgtctcaaatatatttttaggacgtcttcctttgcgaacatttattcaaagagctaactTCTTAGACAAAAATGCAGCTCTccaaggcaacgctacagtgccagccgaagcgacgcagaccagcccattgtgggtttttcatgcgcggatagacaatcgcaaaagcatagcctataggaatccagttatgataccatacctgccgcggtgcaacaagtatgtcacaaagctggctatatatgacttctacagcagttacgttgattttattccgctaaaataggtttgctcacgacgagtagttcatggtataatatcgaatttttgcatatcctcacagaaacgctcggcagtagcacggggacttaactaatactggagcttagattctacacgcctcacttgcttctttaactgcctgtcaacattaggcggttcttcacgtgtttattttttaaaGCGGCAGAAATTTTAAttgaagttaatgaaggcttacagctatttacagagtacaaataggaatgtaccaatatatatttccttttccgtgttacacgttcaactcacctctttagggcgcgtttgttaatgattaataatgtaagttatgttcctcttttttgtctatattaccaagtgtacaTCATtgatttatttcaatgccgcagtgtgttttgcattgttattgtggaaatattgcactgttctttcatatattgtataactgcaatgttttatggccactatataaatgtaatttatatggcgcttgatgtgttagcCCATGCAGCCAttttgtacctaagggggtgaggttacctcaagccgcgtctgtgctacttttttccctcatccacctccacttaccactcctctgtacatgtgtgtgtgtaaatagaaattaataaatcaaatcaaactcacttgagaaatttactggtgcttgctgcttgaggaatatacatgacgaatctgtttggcgaacggacacaggctgctcggcccaattcttttagtgaagtatgcctgctggaccgcatagctgcagccagaaagaagtcgaagcgtcaatgattagtagtatgggacatattgaagatatcgaaattcccccggtggagggtcagaaatcaagtgaaagtatatgcgaggcttgtggtgctttctttatgaatgtttgcgattggattggagcaaacttaatttgcctgcaaggttcttttttgtgtaccgacgaagcgaatagttatccgtttgtataattgaataacgctggatcgagacatggtgagacagaaggtgcttgaattttccttttgtatacaggaaatctaagctgcggtgtagcaGCTCGAGAatttccagttggcgctgtaaaaaaacatgctttatggttttaatttgaagttgtagtgaactgatgggtttcgcaaacatagcgtgcctcgccatacggacagtcgattgctaccgttacgtgatcaggggtgcgccatattgtcgataaaggctactgagggccactatgaaacatttcatcactttcaattgagtggctctcgatcttaacaacgaaacttttctctcaggtgattgctactatggtgtttgtgaattaactatgtaaatactctacatgacgcgccgtcgtgttagcagccatgagcaattcgttttttggagacctgtttcagagggggatgaaagtagcagcaaacgttttcataagaaatgcgcgcctaactatttttttacgcattaatgaatggccatatttgaatagaacaacacaccagagtaacgggaatcatgatgagagcttcgctgggcagtgtctttctaaaatcagataacatgggGACGCCAAttgccaaatttttcttccacgtaaaatgcaatgcctctcatagctaaatactaaaggaatgttaaatgtttagcgaagcatcatacacaacttcgcgcgttgaatttgcagatattctttttttagtaaacatttaccgatagacacggcgcatatatgcattgcaaaacctagtagaccgctttgacgctacttagcttgcgatatccaagccgcaacgtttctcgactcacacgcttttgaagaagaaactgtggataaggtatggcagctgaaagaagccgacgcaTTCTTCAATACGtatggctcgagccacccatacaccaagcatacacgaagggaacgagcgcgcgcggcagccgagcgagccggagcgagtggcgtcctggccgtgacgtcactcgcgagagggcgccactcctaattttCGGGGCTAATAGAGGGACCTTAATTGCTACCGGAGTGCAACGTCGCCTCCCGTCGGTGCCTCGCAACGTTCGATGCTTCGCGCGCTACGGAAGGTAGCGTGGTTGCTCCCCATTTTCCTTCGTTTCGCACGGACAAGATTGAGCCGCGTTAGTCGGCTGTCCTCGCACGCTGTCACTGGCACATACACCGCAGGGCGCTCGGCGATAGTGTTATCGCATTTAAGCTTTACACTGAACATCATGGTGACGGCGACGGTTTAAATAGGCCTGAAGTGTTCATAATATAgcactcgcaaaaaaaaaggaagcaggaTCGTGCATATTCGGTGGTAAAATGTGACATTAGAGTACAGTGTATTGTGTATTCAAATAACAAATGCATTGTGAGTCTAGTCCTTGTGCTGCCACCATGGATGTCACTACGCTCGTCCTTTTATTGCGAAGGATTTCTAGGATCACTCTACAGGTTTTGTTACACCGTCGTCGGTCTGGACAGCCTCTGCGTCCTCCAGCGTcgtccgtgtgtgcgtgtgcggcTGTTTTTCTTTAAGGTGAAGTCACTTGCTTCTAACTAGGCATACTTCGGTAGCCAACAAGCTAGGCAGGTCACTATCTTGCCTGGTTTGGTGCATCAGTATTATTACATACCTTAGACTGAGACACCTCGGTTGGTGCATCTGCAGTAATATATTGCACGCCTGAGGGAAGGATTTGAACCAGCTTCGCGCAGTGCAACAACTCAAACTTCGGCCCGTTAGCTCAGAGTCGCAGGGAACGAGCGAATAAAAACCTTACGAGACCTGTTCAACGTGCGACCTTAGCGCTTGGAGACCCATGGCGCACGCGTCAACTGAAATAGCAACAATTTACTTGCCTGGCATGAAGGTGCGCCAGTTTCCCGCGTGCTTAGCGGGAAACTTGCTTAATCTTTGAGACGCTCTGTGTTATTGCGCCCTTCGCAGGACCAGCCTAGTTTAAACAGTTCACTATCTGCGGGATAGGATATACCGGCTGCTATGCAATGGTGGATACATTGTCAGAACAAAGGTAAAAAAAGGATATAAAAAAGTGTGGATGAAAAACCTGATCACAGCTGTCGATAAACGATATCTTAAGATATGTGATCTGCACATTGCTCCAGGCTAAGTACAGAGCCCAGAAATGCGGAACATGCCACTTGTGGAAAGCACAATGCGAAACCGCTCCAGTATGCAAAGGGACGACGCGTAAAAGACGATAACGCCTGTTCCGTTTAAAGTGCAGTTGCTTTATGTCGTTTAATGCTACCGGTTCTAAATTCATAGATGTTCCAAGTTCTTGATTATGAAAGTGCAGATTTCGCTCAGCTCGGTTGCGGAAAAAAATTGCGAACTCTGATGTGATGTGATGAAGACGTTATTATTTGAAGTTTGTGCTAATTTGGTCAAAGCATGCCCCAGTCACCTCTGAATTGTTCAGATAAGGAATTGTACGTTTCCTATGCCCACAGCGCATTGAAAAATATTATGTACAGCGCAATTTAGACACCCCGTATAAAATCAATTACAGCAGGAAGGCTTACATTGAAATTAGTGTAATAAATCCTCCTGGGCAGAAAGTGTCAAAGATTACCGGTCTGTGGAAGGTGAACATTAGGTCAACCGACGTTTCTGCGTTATTTCCGGTAAACACAACGCCTGACACTCTCTAACGAAGCGCCAAAATTGTATATTTCATGCAGTTTATTTGCACAATAATAACATTCACAAGGACAACTGCACATCAACATAACACACACGGTCTTAACAAAGCAAATGGCACCGCAAGAGCCGCGAGATCCTCACACCAGATTTGCAAGCAAGTCAACGCAGATCTTTCCCTCGGGAATACAGAgagcagatatatatataaaaatacaaataaacaaaaGGCTAATGCAGCATCTGCAGTGGAGCATACTGAACTAGAAAAGATTTGAACTTCACAAATGCACTTAGACAAAGCAGCTTAGATATAAGCGAAGAGCAAGCGTGTCGCATAAGCATGTGACTTGCAACTAAAATGCCTTCAACCCGACAATTCAATCTCATAAACACTGGAGCCGTTCGCCCTAACACATTCACCGGCGGGACTACGCTAGCCAAAGGTAATCGCTCTCTTTTGGCAAGAAATTTGTTGCTATACGGTATTTTTCTAAGCAAAGTTCACAACGTTCTTAGATCGACCACGGTAACTGGATTCCGCCGGCTCCGACTGGCTTTGGCGCAAATGCTGGCACAGGTGCGGACGCCGACTTAGCGAAGGGGACGGCAATCGGGTTGGCGTTGAAGACGGCGTCACCCGTTCGGCCGGGTGCAGTTCCTGGTTCATTGGTGTCCACGGTGGCGCGGTAGCCGTTCAGGTCAGCCACGTATTCGACGCGTCTGAACAGGCCTCCGGCATCCTTGTAGCCGTACGAGCCTTTCTTGGCGTTGCTGGCATCACCCGACTCTTTGTGGTAGAGCTGCGTGCCGTACTCGTCCACATTCTCGAAGCCAAACGTGTACGGCTGTGGAGGCTGCTATTTGGCCGCAGACACGTGTAAGAGTAAATGAAAAAGTTGTGTATTGCAATACAAGAGAAATGAACGCGACACAGCTGACCGGCGTCAAACGGAAAGCAAATAGTTCGTGAAATATTACGTAAACactaactaaaagaaaaaaagcagaattAATCGGCAACAAGCATCCACTAAGAAATTGGTTAAGCATGACGCAAAGAAATTTCACTAGGGTTTGTTAAGCTCTAATACAATTTGCTTGAGAGATGTATGAGTTTATGATTTGTATGCGTATTTATACGATGAAAAAATCAATAAGCATGCTTTCAAAAAATGCTACTTTAATGAAGGTTAGAAGAAGGTAGAAGCCGATCTTAAAAGGTGCCCTCACATATTTCAGGGGCGCTGGCTGAATCTACAA
This Dermacentor albipictus isolate Rhodes 1998 colony chromosome 1, USDA_Dalb.pri_finalv2, whole genome shotgun sequence DNA region includes the following protein-coding sequences:
- the LOC135912148 gene encoding cuticle protein 10.9-like isoform X1, yielding MTAATQSSHAAAAAFFAKLLLFCLIVCACAQDPLDQPPQPYTFGFENVDEYGTQLYHKESGDASNAKKGSYGYKDAGGLFRRVEYVADLNGYRATVDTNEPGTAPGRTGDAVFNANPIAVPFAKSASAPVPAFAPKPVGAGGIQLPWSI
- the LOC135912148 gene encoding cuticle protein 10.9-like isoform X2 gives rise to the protein MTAATQSSHAAAAAFFAKLLLFCLIVCACAQDPLDPPQPYTFGFENVDEYGTQLYHKESGDASNAKKGSYGYKDAGGLFRRVEYVADLNGYRATVDTNEPGTAPGRTGDAVFNANPIAVPFAKSASAPVPAFAPKPVGAGGIQLPWSI